A genomic window from Cryobacterium sp. SO2 includes:
- a CDS encoding aminotransferase class V-fold PLP-dependent enzyme, with protein sequence MKRSTLFRRPAAAPLDTSRAGDFGYLQPGEIYLDAACQSLRPQPVIDALTDYYTSYNACGGRVKYAWGQKVDAAVADTRQAVLGLLGLSARSHAVSFTLNTSYGLNLLLQQLPLGRFDRVVTSHIEHNSVFLPTITAARRLGVERLVLDRATDGALLYEPAQLEKAVVVVNAVSNIDGRQLTNLADLVRDTHARGGIVIVDAAQAMGHGRALLQKTEADAVCFSAHKMYGASLGVVVARHELLTSLELTFVGGGMVADAREEDFDLVQGDPAALLEPGLQAWGEIIALGLAIEWLGSVRPGGLSPAEHISGLSLRLHDGLADIPGLTLLGTEVSPVISVYAPAQDSHRLAVFLSHSQIMVRSGYFCAHHYLKEQLGFGPLLRFSLGLHSTESDIDSATQALARLMKGLH encoded by the coding sequence ATGAAGCGCAGCACGCTGTTCCGCCGGCCCGCCGCCGCACCGCTCGACACGAGCCGGGCGGGCGATTTCGGTTATCTGCAACCCGGCGAGATCTACCTCGACGCTGCCTGCCAGAGCCTGCGCCCGCAGCCCGTGATCGACGCCCTCACCGACTACTACACGAGTTACAACGCCTGCGGCGGCCGGGTGAAATACGCCTGGGGCCAGAAGGTCGACGCGGCCGTGGCCGACACCCGCCAGGCTGTGCTCGGCCTGCTCGGGCTCTCCGCCAGAAGCCACGCCGTCTCGTTCACCCTCAACACCAGCTACGGCCTCAACCTGCTCCTGCAACAGTTACCGCTGGGCCGCTTCGACAGGGTCGTGACCAGCCACATCGAGCACAACTCGGTGTTCCTGCCCACCATCACCGCTGCCCGCCGGCTGGGCGTGGAACGCCTGGTGCTCGACCGGGCCACCGACGGCGCCCTGCTCTACGAGCCCGCGCAGCTCGAGAAGGCCGTTGTCGTCGTCAACGCCGTCTCCAATATCGACGGCCGCCAGCTCACCAACCTGGCCGACCTCGTGCGCGACACCCACGCCCGCGGCGGCATCGTGATCGTCGACGCGGCCCAGGCCATGGGCCACGGCCGGGCCCTGCTGCAGAAGACCGAGGCGGATGCGGTCTGCTTCTCCGCCCACAAGATGTACGGCGCCAGCCTCGGCGTCGTCGTTGCCCGGCACGAGCTGCTCACCTCCCTCGAGCTCACCTTCGTGGGCGGCGGCATGGTGGCAGACGCTCGCGAGGAGGACTTCGACCTCGTGCAGGGTGACCCGGCGGCGCTGCTCGAGCCGGGCCTGCAGGCCTGGGGCGAGATCATCGCGCTCGGCCTGGCGATCGAGTGGCTCGGCAGCGTGCGCCCCGGCGGCCTCTCCCCCGCAGAGCACATCAGCGGCCTGTCCCTGCGGCTGCACGACGGGCTCGCCGACATCCCCGGGCTCACGCTGCTCGGCACCGAGGTGAGCCCGGTGATCAGCGTCTACGCCCCGGCGCAGGACTCGCACCGGCTCGCGGTGTTCCTCTCGCACTCGCAGATCATGGTGCGCAGTGGCTACTTCTGCGCCCACCACTACCTCAAGGAACAGCTCGGGTTCGGCCCGCTGCTGCGCTTCTCCCTCGGCCTGCACTCGACCGAGTCGGACATCGACTCGGCCACCCAGGCCCTCGCACGGCTGATGAAAGGCCTCCACTAA
- a CDS encoding FCD domain-containing protein: MGDETWRDRGLHARVVNALGQEIVDGSYAPGDILNLDRLSERFAVSRSVLREALRVLQSVGMVEPRQRVGTQVLARRSWDLFNPQIIQWRGQGDYFAQMREMLELRLGIEPVAARLSARLMTAPERAAVARAAAVMVEADTAQDGRRYLEADVDFHTLILQGSGNAVMGHFAGTVAALLRTREQEKRFTITEYTPASAHRHNDLAAAIVAGDEDAAYGWAYSTIEATLIEFVQESAGSTLREP; the protein is encoded by the coding sequence GTGGGCGATGAAACCTGGCGCGACCGGGGATTGCACGCACGAGTGGTGAACGCCCTCGGTCAGGAGATCGTGGACGGCAGTTACGCGCCCGGCGACATCCTCAATCTCGACAGGCTGAGCGAACGGTTCGCCGTCTCGCGCTCGGTGCTGCGCGAGGCCCTGCGGGTGCTGCAGTCGGTGGGCATGGTGGAACCGCGCCAGCGGGTGGGCACCCAGGTGCTGGCCCGGCGGTCGTGGGACCTGTTCAACCCGCAGATCATCCAGTGGCGCGGCCAGGGCGACTACTTCGCCCAGATGCGCGAGATGCTCGAGTTGCGCCTGGGCATCGAGCCCGTGGCCGCCAGGCTCAGCGCGCGGCTGATGACAGCGCCCGAGCGCGCCGCCGTCGCCCGGGCCGCCGCCGTCATGGTCGAGGCCGACACCGCGCAGGACGGCCGGCGCTACCTCGAGGCCGACGTCGACTTCCACACCCTGATCCTGCAGGGCTCCGGCAACGCCGTGATGGGGCACTTCGCTGGCACCGTGGCGGCGCTCTTGCGCACCAGGGAGCAGGAGAAGCGCTTCACGATCACCGAGTACACCCCGGCCTCAGCGCACCGCCACAACGACCTGGCCGCCGCCATCGTCGCCGGCGATGAGGATGCCGCCTACGGCTGGGCGTACTCCACCATCGAGGCCACCCTCATCGAGTTCGTGCAGGAGTCGGCCGGCTCAACCCTTCGCGAGCCGTGA